In one window of Terriglobia bacterium DNA:
- a CDS encoding diacylglycerol kinase family protein has protein sequence MKNAAFISNPLAGVRTSRRARQIQQAVAVLREAGISADLRFTCRPGDGKKLASEAVKEGCDLVIVCGGDGTINEAANGMATGRVPLAVLPGGTANIIARELRLPGQIVKAARELHSWRPCSVPLGRAAWEESGSLRQRYFLAVAGVGFDARIISQLDVAMKLRVGIIAYGWEAVRQAIRYNFPSFLCAVNGPPISTTFAVVQRSSRYAGWLKLAQPNSIRSGGLTCCLFEGRTPRRYFQYALSIISRTHHRLGDVRRLSGASIRCTTEQPEDCIFFELDGELAGQIPVSFDVVPDALTLLAPESFLRSAP, from the coding sequence TTGAAAAACGCTGCCTTCATCTCAAACCCTCTGGCGGGGGTCAGGACATCCCGCCGTGCGCGCCAGATTCAGCAGGCGGTGGCGGTCCTGCGTGAAGCAGGCATTTCGGCGGACCTGCGGTTCACTTGCAGACCCGGCGACGGGAAAAAACTGGCCAGCGAAGCCGTGAAGGAAGGCTGTGACCTGGTGATTGTGTGCGGCGGCGACGGCACGATCAATGAGGCTGCCAACGGAATGGCCACCGGCCGGGTCCCACTGGCGGTGCTGCCAGGCGGGACCGCGAACATCATTGCCAGGGAACTGCGATTGCCTGGACAAATCGTGAAGGCCGCCCGGGAACTCCATTCATGGCGCCCGTGCAGCGTCCCGCTGGGACGCGCCGCCTGGGAAGAGTCAGGATCACTTCGCCAACGCTATTTTCTGGCCGTGGCGGGAGTTGGGTTCGACGCGCGCATCATCAGCCAGTTGGACGTCGCCATGAAACTCCGGGTGGGGATTATCGCCTATGGCTGGGAGGCCGTTCGTCAGGCCATCCGCTACAACTTTCCCTCTTTCTTATGCGCCGTAAATGGCCCTCCGATTTCCACTACTTTTGCGGTGGTCCAGCGTTCAAGCCGCTACGCCGGATGGCTGAAATTGGCACAGCCGAACAGTATCCGCAGTGGCGGACTCACCTGCTGTCTGTTTGAAGGGCGCACGCCGCGTCGTTACTTTCAGTACGCGCTGAGTATCATCTCACGAACGCACCATCGACTGGGCGACGTCCGGCGCCTGAGCGGGGCCAGCATACGCTGTACCACCGAACAACCAGAAGACTGTATCTTCTTTGAGCTGGACGGGGAGTTGGCAGGACAAATACCCGTCAGCTTTGATGTTGTCCCCGACGCTTTAACCCTGCTGGCACCCGAGTCATTCCTCCGTTCGGCGCCTTAA